GACTGCCGACTCAGCACTCTGtagcatgaaaacacaacagaaagcCTGGAGAGTCAAAAGGAGCTCTTCCTCTGCgtacatttattattaaaaccATAGAGCGGGCACCTTCCTTCTTTTCTTAGTTCAATTTAGGAAGTGaaatttgtgtttctgcagtttTTCAAGAGATGTAAAACTGAGGCTAATTTCTTAGGTTAAATGGCAACAGACctttatatttcatcttttaatTAGAATTTGTTTATGTGATATTCACTCTCTAACCAGCAAATTGACCTTCATCAGACTATTTgattttcataaataaaaagggTGTTTATAACTGAATATGAGGTTTTATGCACAGTATCACTGTCTGTGCAGGAGGCTCTTTCAGCCGCAGCAGAACCTCCTCACTGCCCCTGAGGCCCAGGTCAGCCCCCTGCGAGACACCCCCAACTCCTCCCCAGCACACCGTCCAAAACCTTCCCTGCCAGAGGAATACACCGACCCTCTGGCCAGCAAGAAGCCCAGGATCTCCCACCTGTCCAGTAAACCACCAAGTGCCAAGTCCAGACTGAGGCCTTCTGAACAAGTGTCTCATAAAGACGGTGCCAAGGCGAAGGCGGCTGACGAGATAAAGAACTCGCTTGACCCTCGGAAGCTGTTTGACTCCCTGTCAGTCGCctgtcagcaggaggaggaggtggttaAAAGGCTCGAGCCGTCTCCCTGTGCTCTAGAGGAGGCGCAGAGCCCAGGAGACCTCCCCCTTCCCGACTCTGACCGCCCCCCGTCCCCTCTGGTAGTGCCTGAtctgagcagacacacaacaaaaaggaagaggagcaaacacaaacacagagacaagacGAGCGCAACAggcgaggagaagaagaggcgTAGGGGAGCGAAAGAAAGTAGAAAAGATCTCAGCTCAGACGACCCAAGCAAAGTCCTGCTGGATTGCTCAGGTCAGTGCTGTGAGCTGCTACATTGTGACCTCAAGCCTCAGTGTGTCAGTATTTGGAAAATAGTTTggcattctttctttcttctttctttcagaACCAAGTGAAATAATGTTCGAATCTCCGGAGCATCAAGTGGACGATGAACCAGCAGATTATTTATCGTAAGTATGTTTTTATTGGTAGATGTGACACAGCATGTTTCCACCTCTGAAGCTTTTCTCCAGAGATCAGGAAACTCCGTTCCCTAATGTTTGTGAATATGGGGTTGAACATTAAAGTCACTGACTGGCCAAGTAAGCTGGCATTTTCCAAACCAGTTATCTTACTTTGGTTTGCTTTTAGTTTGTGGCTAAGAATGGTCTGAGAGATCTTTTGACCAATAAGGAAATCACAACATTGCATGCATGcacaaagtcaaagtcaaaccTTTGAGACATCAGATGAATAATTTGTTTAATCCTCCTGTGGCTTTGGCCCTGATGTGGGAACTGGAGGATAAATTATAATCCTCTAGAAGAAAGTTAagctcaaacagaggaaagttaagtttctggaaattttgCTAGAAAAGCTGATCTGCTCCACTCTTGTATTCAACTTTTGTTAAAATGCAAAGTTGTTTGGGACTCGCTTTTCTGTCCTTCAAGCTTTTTAAGATACAAACCTCTTCCAGGTTGTTAATACTTTGCACTGTGTAGTAGATTAATCAGACAGTTATGTCTCTCTACTCTCCCTTCACAGGACGTACGCAGTGATTGGCAACCACGACCAGAGGCAGAGCTACAAAGAGGACTTCAACAAGGAGTACAATGAGTACAGAGATTTACACGCTCGCATCGACGGTGTCACCCGGCAGTTCATGGAGTTGGACACACAGCGTAAACAGCTTCACCAGGAATCACACAAATACAAGgtaataatgttgtttttatttatatgactaaTACGTGACTGATACCTTTGTCCTACTATTGTCCTACCCATCTGAAACTAGTAGCACATTTAGccatactttttaaaataatgactGCTTTGAATATAATGCAAATGATGCATTTAATATGACAAATTTGGATTTTAATTTGTCGCTCACAATTCATAAACCTTACTGTAAAATTCTGGTTTGATTTGAATAAAATTACACATGCAGGCAGGTGTCTATCAGTTTTACTACattgttatttctttgtttatCTCTTGCAGACGGTTCATAATCAAATTGTTCAAGAGTATCGCAAAATCAAGAAGGTAAGAACTTTCCAGATACTTGCCAGTATTGATCTCACCACTGCTGCAGATGACGTTCACTTCCACTATCGTTCTATCACATAATCAAGCTTCCTTTTCCTCATTTCCCTTCAGtccaaccccaactacaaccagGACAAGCTCCGCTGTGAATATCTACACAACAAACTGGCCCACATCAAGAAGCTCATATCGGAGTATGACAAACACCAGCCCAGCGTGGACCACTCCTGTCCCAAATGAAGCCCCCCCGACTCTGAGACGAgtacagcaaacacacagcaaGGCGACAGAGGTTCACGCTGCTGAGCTGAACGCCATCGAGCTGGATTGGATGGCGGCGGCTGAGTCCACTCTCTTCTCTTGAGACCTGCTGCAGATGCCAGCAGAGTCGTGTGGGAAGAGCGGCAGCAGAGCGTTGGGTGGAAGCAGCTCTCCAGCACTGAGAAGATGAGACGTGATCTTTGAAAAGctgtgagctgctgcttctgtgaCATGACACTTTCGAGGCCCTGAGCAACAACTGCTGAAGCTCTGAAAGCTGAAACTTAG
This Limanda limanda chromosome 12, fLimLim1.1, whole genome shotgun sequence DNA region includes the following protein-coding sequences:
- the LOC133015418 gene encoding RNA polymerase II elongation factor ELL-like; protein product: MAALRENHSYGLSGGEPSRGGGNVSVFHVKLTDSAARAIGCFHTGKGCSSHPTICFNGNQGRISIPCSENRDDVRTFTFGVTNVARDNPNGSFDCVQQLSTGAAKELSCLGVIQKKMTVNATDDSYDKARQSMAQAEEETRSRGAIVIKQGGRFQGKKVTVRAPAPALASLTKPRPSSQTFLGNIKRGGGGVSKLKKAACVSNRRSMGDVQERPLRERLTHLLALRPYKRPELILRLQKDGFSAEDKDMLDSVVMEVGQLSSRDNTFVLRENLYKDLQKDWPGYSTGDQQLLKRILVRRLFQPQQNLLTAPEAQVSPLRDTPNSSPAHRPKPSLPEEYTDPLASKKPRISHLSSKPPSAKSRLRPSEQVSHKDGAKAKAADEIKNSLDPRKLFDSLSVACQQEEEVVKRLEPSPCALEEAQSPGDLPLPDSDRPPSPLVVPDLSRHTTKRKRSKHKHRDKTSATGEEKKRRRGAKESRKDLSSDDPSKVLLDCSEPSEIMFESPEHQVDDEPADYLSTYAVIGNHDQRQSYKEDFNKEYNEYRDLHARIDGVTRQFMELDTQRKQLHQESHKYKTVHNQIVQEYRKIKKSNPNYNQDKLRCEYLHNKLAHIKKLISEYDKHQPSVDHSCPK